Proteins encoded by one window of Orbaceae bacterium BiB:
- the atpE gene encoding F0F1 ATP synthase subunit C, translated as MMEMLFIAAGIMMGLAAIGGAIGIGILGGKFLEGAARQPELMPMLRTQFFIVMGLVDAIPMICVGISLYVIFAVAG; from the coding sequence ATGATGGAAATGTTATTTATCGCAGCAGGTATTATGATGGGATTAGCTGCAATTGGTGGGGCAATTGGTATCGGTATTTTAGGTGGTAAATTCTTAGAAGGCGCTGCGCGTCAACCAGAATTAATGCCTATGTTACGTACTCAATTCTTTATCGTAATGGGTCTTGTTGATGCGATTCCAATGATTTGTGTTGGTATCTCTTTATACGTTATTTTTGCGGTTGCAGGTTAA